In the genome of Campylobacter sp. RM16189, the window ATCAGCATAAAAATTAGGAGAATTTAAAAATGGCAATTACTAAAGAAGATGTACTAGAATTTATCTCTAATCTTTCAGTATTAGAGCTAAGCGAATTAGTAAAAGAATTTGAAGAGAAATTTGGCGTAAGCGCAGCTCCGGTAATGGTAGCAGGCGCAGCAGGTGGCGCAGCAGCGGCAGAAGTTGAAGAGAAAACTGAATTCAACGTTGTATTGCTTGACGGCGGTGAGAAAAAGATCAACGTTATTAAAGTTGTTCGCGCTCTTACAGGTCTTGGTCTTAAAGAGGCTAAAGATGCAGTTGAGCAAACACCTTCGGTTCTTAAAGAGGGAATCGGTAAGGCTGAAGCTGAAGCAGCTAAAAAAGAACTTGAAGAGGCTGGCGCTAAAGTCGAGCTTAAATAATATTTATTATTTTGTTATTTTTGGAAGGAAGCTCTCGGGCTTCCTTAATTAAATTTTAGATGCCACAAATTTGCGGCTCAATACTTTTCTTTCAAACTTATACCACGAGGTAGATGCATGTTAAACAGCTTATACTCAGGAAATCGTCTTAGAGTTGATTTTTCAAATGTCGCTAAAGAGATAGATGTTCCTAACCTATTACAATTACAAAAAAAGAGTTTTGATTATTTTCTAAATTTGGGCGAAAATCAAGGCGAAAGCGGTATCGAAAAAGTTTTTAAATCAATATTTCCCATACATGATCCGCAAAATAGACTTTCGCTTGAATATGTAAGTTCAGAGATCGGCAAGCCTAAATACACTATTAGAGAGTGTATGGAAAGAGGTCTTACTTACTCTGTAAATTTAAAGATGAAAATTCGACTTATAGTTCATGAAAAAGATGAGAAAACCGGTGAGAAGATCGGTGTAAAAGATATAAAAGAACAAGAAATTTTTATACGTGAAATTCCTCTTATGACAGATAGAATTTCATTTATTATAAACGGCGTCGAAAGAGTTGTTGTAAACCAGCTCCATAGAAGCCCGGGCGTTATATTTAAAGAAGAGGAGAGCCCGACTGTCGTAAATAAGCTAATTTACAC includes:
- the rplL gene encoding 50S ribosomal protein L7/L12; the protein is MAITKEDVLEFISNLSVLELSELVKEFEEKFGVSAAPVMVAGAAGGAAAAEVEEKTEFNVVLLDGGEKKINVIKVVRALTGLGLKEAKDAVEQTPSVLKEGIGKAEAEAAKKELEEAGAKVELK